The Coregonus clupeaformis isolate EN_2021a chromosome 6, ASM2061545v1, whole genome shotgun sequence genome has a segment encoding these proteins:
- the LOC121568167 gene encoding max-binding protein MNT isoform X2 — translation MSIETLLEAAKFLELQAQQQQKAREENELREKLRLEQLSDHTHRHNVTSYSSLIQMNHVTRAEEPCPHSERCPSVPPPLPPPSMPITVIPIPMMTSNHTGLSPTIPTPSSTTLSTQAGASPHLASPRRDPHSPGQDHQGQGALLALSPQVKTDHSHHLPLAQSGNHKQNHHYHHHLPQIISPQSGNHKLQQQQQSPQLVQPYPGSIVSAPQLHALLPQPGPPQTPCGGQTSPVGGRGSPPDLDGKKRPGGRAHLKECFDTLKKNIPNADEKKTSNLSVLRSALRYIQTLKRKEKEYEHEMERLAREKIATQQRLAELKNELSQWMNVMEIDRVLRQTVQPEDDQASTSTASEGEDIMDDDMDDENVPALPTALPTVPQQAMQPELYKTVTPTPITPTTSNLTQHISIQHKAQTYPQSQLHPHLMSALPVSATFSTPTSSITTTPIQTLLSAHTHIVTSPSTLFPAHTHMVTAPAHTHMVKAPSLQPTVIAHGSASHASVIQAVNHVIQAQASSGGAKHITHLAPSSSASMQLAPGHHHHQPIGHITVHPVTHLGQHHLPSIYPQPVAVTQPAMVGHITHTLTHAQVNGTAPNQGTTTIMGKQTGVGAQVVTHHPQLLNPVTMVTMPSFPVSTLKLA, via the exons AGGAGAATGAGCTGAGGGAGAAGCTTCGCCTCGAACAGCTATCTGACCACACCCACAGGCACAATGTCACTTCCTACTCCTCCCTCATTCAAATGAACCATGTGACCCGAGCAGAAGAGCCCTGCCCCCACTCGGAGCGCTgcccctctgtccctcccccacTGCCGCCCCCCTCCATGCCCATCACCGTCATCCCAATCCCCATGATGACCTCCAACCACACAGGTCTGTCCCCCACCATCCCaaccccctcctccaccaccctgtCCACCCAGGCTGGGGCATCACCCCACCTGGCCTCCCCCAGGAGGGACCCTCACTCCCCAGGGCAGGACCACCAGGGACAGGGTGCGCTTTTGGCTCTCTCTCCTCAGGTGAAGACCGACCACTCCCACCACTTGCCTTTGGCCCAATCTGGCAACCACAAGCAGAATCATCACTACCATCATCACCTTCCGCAGATTATTTCCCCACAATCTGGCAACCATaaactgcagcagcagcagcagtctcCCCAGCTGGTGCAGCCCTACCCTGGCTCCATCGTCTCAGCCCCGCAGCTGCATGCCTTACTCCCCCAGCCAGGGCCCCCCCAGACTCCGTGTGGGGGCCAGACCAGCCCTGTTGGGGGCCGAGGTAGCCCCCCTGACCTGGACGGGAAGAAGAGGCCTGGAGG ACGTGCTCACCTGAAGGAGTGCTTTGACACCCtgaagaaaaacatccccaatgCAGACGAGAAGAAGACCTCTAACCTTAGTGTCCTGAGGAGCGCCCTCAGATATATACAG ACGTTGAAGCGGAAGGAGAAGGAGTACGAGCATGAGATGGAGAGACTGGCACGGGAGAAGATCGCTACTCAGCAGCGATTGGCTGAGCTGAAGAACGAGCTGAGCCAATGGATGAATGTCATGGAGATCGACCGTGTTCTCAGACAGACGGTTCAACCAGAAGATGACCAGGCTTCTACCTCTACTGCCTCAG AGGGTGAAGACATCATGGATGACGACATGGATGATGAGAATGTTCCGGCATTGCCGACAGCCTTACCCACCGTGCCTCAACAAGCCATGCAGCCcgagttgtacaagactgtgacCCCAACTCCCATAACCCCCACCACCTCCAACCTCACCCAACACATCTCCATCCAACACAAGGCCCAAACGTACCCCCAGTCCCAGCTTCACCCACACCTGATGTCAGCCCTGCCTGTATCAGCTACGTTCTCCACCCCAACATCCAGCATCACCACCACCCCTATCCAGACCCTCCTGTCGGCTCACACACACATCGTAACCTCCCCTAGCACCCTCTTCCCGGCCCACACACACATGGTGACCGCCCCCGCTCACACACACATGGTAAAGGCCCCCAGCCTCCAGCCCACGGTCATCGCCCACGGCTCGGCTTCCCACGCCTCCGTCATCCAGGCCGTCAACCACGTCATCCAGGCCCAGGCTTCATCTGGAGGAGCCAAGCACATCACCCACCTAGCCCCCTCCTCCTCAGCCTCCATGCAGCTGGCCCCagggcaccaccaccaccagcccatCGGACACATCACCGTCCACCCTGTTacccacctgggccagcaccaTTTACCCTCCATCTACCCCCAGCCCGTGGCTGTCACCCAGCCAGCTATGGTGGGCCACATCACCCATACACTCACCCATGCCCAGGTCAATGGTACTGCCCCCAACCAGGGCACAACCACCATCATGGGAAAGCAGACGGGAGTTGGTGCCCAGGTGGTGACACATCACCCACAGCTGCTGAACCCTGTAACTATGGTGACCATGCCCTCATTCCCCGTTAGCACTCTGAAGCTAGCTTGA
- the LOC121568167 gene encoding max-binding protein MNT isoform X1, giving the protein MSIETLLEAAKFLELQAQQQQKAREENELREKLRLEQLSDHTHRHNVTSYSSLIQMNHVTRAEEPCPHSERCPSVPPPLPPPSMPITVIPIPMMTSNHTGLSPTIPTPSSTTLSTQAGASPHLASPRRDPHSPGQDHQGQGALLALSPQVKTDHSHHLPLAQSGNHKQNHHYHHHLPQIISPQSGNHKLQQQQQSPQLVQPYPGSIVSAPQLHALLPQPGPPQTPCGGQTSPVGGRGSPPDLDGKKRPGGAGTREVHNKLEKNRRAHLKECFDTLKKNIPNADEKKTSNLSVLRSALRYIQTLKRKEKEYEHEMERLAREKIATQQRLAELKNELSQWMNVMEIDRVLRQTVQPEDDQASTSTASEGEDIMDDDMDDENVPALPTALPTVPQQAMQPELYKTVTPTPITPTTSNLTQHISIQHKAQTYPQSQLHPHLMSALPVSATFSTPTSSITTTPIQTLLSAHTHIVTSPSTLFPAHTHMVTAPAHTHMVKAPSLQPTVIAHGSASHASVIQAVNHVIQAQASSGGAKHITHLAPSSSASMQLAPGHHHHQPIGHITVHPVTHLGQHHLPSIYPQPVAVTQPAMVGHITHTLTHAQVNGTAPNQGTTTIMGKQTGVGAQVVTHHPQLLNPVTMVTMPSFPVSTLKLA; this is encoded by the exons AGGAGAATGAGCTGAGGGAGAAGCTTCGCCTCGAACAGCTATCTGACCACACCCACAGGCACAATGTCACTTCCTACTCCTCCCTCATTCAAATGAACCATGTGACCCGAGCAGAAGAGCCCTGCCCCCACTCGGAGCGCTgcccctctgtccctcccccacTGCCGCCCCCCTCCATGCCCATCACCGTCATCCCAATCCCCATGATGACCTCCAACCACACAGGTCTGTCCCCCACCATCCCaaccccctcctccaccaccctgtCCACCCAGGCTGGGGCATCACCCCACCTGGCCTCCCCCAGGAGGGACCCTCACTCCCCAGGGCAGGACCACCAGGGACAGGGTGCGCTTTTGGCTCTCTCTCCTCAGGTGAAGACCGACCACTCCCACCACTTGCCTTTGGCCCAATCTGGCAACCACAAGCAGAATCATCACTACCATCATCACCTTCCGCAGATTATTTCCCCACAATCTGGCAACCATaaactgcagcagcagcagcagtctcCCCAGCTGGTGCAGCCCTACCCTGGCTCCATCGTCTCAGCCCCGCAGCTGCATGCCTTACTCCCCCAGCCAGGGCCCCCCCAGACTCCGTGTGGGGGCCAGACCAGCCCTGTTGGGGGCCGAGGTAGCCCCCCTGACCTGGACGGGAAGAAGAGGCCTGGAGG GGCAGGGACAAGAGAAGTACATAACAAGCTTGAGAAAAACAG ACGTGCTCACCTGAAGGAGTGCTTTGACACCCtgaagaaaaacatccccaatgCAGACGAGAAGAAGACCTCTAACCTTAGTGTCCTGAGGAGCGCCCTCAGATATATACAG ACGTTGAAGCGGAAGGAGAAGGAGTACGAGCATGAGATGGAGAGACTGGCACGGGAGAAGATCGCTACTCAGCAGCGATTGGCTGAGCTGAAGAACGAGCTGAGCCAATGGATGAATGTCATGGAGATCGACCGTGTTCTCAGACAGACGGTTCAACCAGAAGATGACCAGGCTTCTACCTCTACTGCCTCAG AGGGTGAAGACATCATGGATGACGACATGGATGATGAGAATGTTCCGGCATTGCCGACAGCCTTACCCACCGTGCCTCAACAAGCCATGCAGCCcgagttgtacaagactgtgacCCCAACTCCCATAACCCCCACCACCTCCAACCTCACCCAACACATCTCCATCCAACACAAGGCCCAAACGTACCCCCAGTCCCAGCTTCACCCACACCTGATGTCAGCCCTGCCTGTATCAGCTACGTTCTCCACCCCAACATCCAGCATCACCACCACCCCTATCCAGACCCTCCTGTCGGCTCACACACACATCGTAACCTCCCCTAGCACCCTCTTCCCGGCCCACACACACATGGTGACCGCCCCCGCTCACACACACATGGTAAAGGCCCCCAGCCTCCAGCCCACGGTCATCGCCCACGGCTCGGCTTCCCACGCCTCCGTCATCCAGGCCGTCAACCACGTCATCCAGGCCCAGGCTTCATCTGGAGGAGCCAAGCACATCACCCACCTAGCCCCCTCCTCCTCAGCCTCCATGCAGCTGGCCCCagggcaccaccaccaccagcccatCGGACACATCACCGTCCACCCTGTTacccacctgggccagcaccaTTTACCCTCCATCTACCCCCAGCCCGTGGCTGTCACCCAGCCAGCTATGGTGGGCCACATCACCCATACACTCACCCATGCCCAGGTCAATGGTACTGCCCCCAACCAGGGCACAACCACCATCATGGGAAAGCAGACGGGAGTTGGTGCCCAGGTGGTGACACATCACCCACAGCTGCTGAACCCTGTAACTATGGTGACCATGCCCTCATTCCCCGTTAGCACTCTGAAGCTAGCTTGA